One Canis lupus familiaris isolate Mischka breed German Shepherd chromosome 20, alternate assembly UU_Cfam_GSD_1.0, whole genome shotgun sequence genomic region harbors:
- the TNFSF9 gene encoding tumor necrosis factor ligand superfamily member 9 isoform X1, protein MRPRSDAAPDPEAPRPPAPPGRACSPLPWALSAAMLLLAGTCAACALRAWVVPGPRLPALPALPAPLPDAGARLPDSPQAVFAQLVARDVQLKEGPLRWYSDPGLAGVFLGPGLSYDQHTRELMVVEPGLYYVFLHLKLQRVMSSTGSGSVSAALHLQPLGTEAAALDLTLDLPPPSSEARDSAAGFQGSLLHLDAGQRLRVHLRAEAGAHPAWQLAQGATILGLFRVATKVPTGLPSSWPMDTGPGSPPLDGE, encoded by the exons ATGCGCCCCCGCAGCGACGCCGCCCCGGACCCCGaggccccgcggccgcccgcgccccccggccGCGCCTGCAGCCCGCTGCCCTGGGCGCTGAGCGCCGCGATGCTGCTGCTCGCCGGCACCTGCGCCGCCTGCGCGCTCCGCGCCTGGGTGGTCCCCGGGCCCCggctccccgcgctccccgcgctccccgcgcccctGCCGGACGCCGGCGCCCGCCTCCCCGACTCCCCGCAG GCCGTGTTCGCGCAGCTGGTGGCCCGAGATG tACAGCTGAAGGAAGGACCCCTGCGCTGGTACAGTGACCCGGGCCTGGCAGGTGTATTCCTGGGGCCGGGCCTGAGTTATGACCAGCACACTCGGGAGCTGATGGTGGTGGAACCCGGGCTCTACTATGTTTTCTTGCACCTGAAGCTGCAGCGGGTAATGTCCAGCACGGGCTCCGGCTCTGTCTCTGCTGCCCTGCACCTGCAGCCACTTGGCACCGAGGCTGCAGCCCTGGACCTGACCTTGGACCTGCCTCCACCATCCTCGGAGGCCCGTGACTCAGCAGCTGGTTTCCAGGGCAGCCTGCTGCACCTGGACGCAGGCCAGCGCCTCCGTGTTCACTTGCGAGCTGAGGCAGGGGCCCACCCTGCCTGGCAGCTGGCACAAGGTGCCACGATCTTGGGCCTCTTCAGAGTGGCCACCAAAGTCCCCACTGGACTCCCCTCGTCATGGCCCATGGACACGGGGCCTGGGTCCCCGCCCCTGGATGGAGAATGA